ACGATCCTGCAAGAGGCGCAGTAACTTCACCTGACTTGCCTCGCTCAGCTCTCCGATTTCATCCAGAAAAAGGGTTCCATTTTCGGCTTGTGCAATCAACCCTTCACGCGACCGTTCTGCGCCAGTAAAGGCCCCTTTCACATGACCAAATAGCGTGTCCGAAAACATCGTGTCATCTAGCCCCGCAATATTGACCGCCACAAACTGACCCGTCCGGCCAGACGCACAGTGCACGGCTTCCGCAAAAAGCTCTTTGCCCGTTCCGGTCTCCCCGTTAATCAATACTGGTTGAGGCGAACAGGAAATCGCTTCGATATAGCGGAACAACGCGTGCATCCGGCTACTCTGCGACACGATGCGCGAAAATGCTTTATTATGCTGAACTTGCGAGTTATCCAGCACCATATGCTGCAAAGAGCGCAACTGACCGCGCAAGCCGCTCACTTCAATCGCCTTCTCCACCGTCGCCAAGAGCCGTTTTTTATCTACCGGCTTGACAAGATAATCGAACGCACCACTCTTCATGCAGCCGAGCGCCGTATCGACATCATTGACCGCCGTCATCATCACCATAACCGTATCCGGCATCGCTAAACTCAGCTCGCCCAACAGCTCCTGCCCACTCATATGCGGCATGATCAGATCAATAATCGCGACCTGCGAACGATGTTTTTGCGCAGCTGCCACTGCCAGTCTCGGATCAGAGACCAGTTGCAGATTGCGAAAACCGGCCGAATAGAGCGCTGCTTTCGTAGAAAAAAGACTATCTTCTTCATCGTCAACAACAAGAATCGCAATATCCTGTTCCATACTGCCCCTCCTTCATCAATCAAATTCATGGAAACCTATTCCCTACTTCCCGACTGGTAAGAGTAAACGGAACGTCGCCCCTGCCCCGACAGTTGACTCAACAACAATACTACCACCATGCTCTTCAGCGGTCGCACGTGAAATCGACAATCCCAAACCCGTGCCACCGCGTCCACGTTTGGTAGTATAAAACGGCTCGAAGAGGCGCGCCAGTGTTTCGGTGTCAATACCGCATCCGTTATCGCGCACTTCGACAGCCAGCATATCGTCACCTTTCAATCGATATGTCGCCACGGTTATTTCCCCGCGCTTTTCGGGAACGGCTTCCAGCGCATTCATAATGAAATTAATGATGATTTGCTCCAACCGCGCCGCACTTCCGCGCACCGTTGGCAGATTTTCCCCTAACTCGAAACGTAAAGCCACCGCCCGTTTTTTCGTTTCGCTTGCCAGCATAGACGTTGCACCATGCACCACATCGTTGAGCTGCACCGGCTCGTTGAGGGACATCTTATCTTGCGTCGAAAAAGCTTTTAAGTGCTCAACAATCCCTTTAATGCGCTCCGTTGCACGATGAATACGCGCCAACATTTCTGGAACCTCATGACGCAATTCGGGGTACGTAAAACCACCCGCACTAAAATCCTCCAGCGTCTCCACGTGTTGCGGTAAACTACGGATCATATCGCGCCAGATATCGTCTAACACCGACGTATTGAGCATGATAAAGCTATTGGGGTTATTGATTTCATGCGCTACTCCAGCGCTTAACTGCCCCAACAGGGATAGGTGCGCCGTGCGCATGGCATCCTGCTGCATCTGCACCCGCTGTGTGATATTGCGCGATATCGTAATAAACGTGGCAATCTCTTTCTTGGTGTCAAAGCTTCCGGGAGCCGCATTAACTTCCCACGTTGTCGCGCCGAGGGTAATTATTCCTGTACTTTTGCGCCTTCCTGCTACATAGGCTTCGATAGGACAGGTCTCGCAGGGCTCTGTGCGCCCTTGTAGTATCTCGTAACACCGCTTTCCGGGAAGCATTGATGCTGGCTGGCGATAAAACTCTGCGGCACCATCATTCGCCCACCGAATCACATATTCACGGTCAACTTCAACAATGGCATCGGGAATAGCATCCAGTAAAGCGCGGAATTGTTCCGAAAGCTTCTGGTAGCGCACCTGATTCGCGCGCAACGCATTTTCGATCATTTTCACGCGCGTTACATCCTGTATCGTTCCCATCATCCGTAGCGGCGTTCCCGAGTCGTCAAATTTCACTTCGCCCCGCTCGTGGACATACTTCAACGTACCATCAGCGAGGATAATACGGTGATCGATGCTGTAGGGGCGTTTTTCCTCCAGCGCCAGCCGAACACTCTCTTCCACAAAATGACGATCTTCAGGATGAACGTACCCGAGAAACGCTTCGTAGGTTTCTTCAAATTCACGCGGAATCAGCCCGAAAATACGGTAGACCTCATCCGACCAGTACAGACTTCCGTCCTGAATCAGCCACTCCCAGTTGCCGATACTGGCAAGCTGTTGTGCCTCCAACAGGCGTGATTTTGTATCGCGAAAGGCCAAAAGCGCGCGAGCCATTCTGCCAAAATCCCCATCGGAATGTTTTTGCAGCGCTTCAATAGCGGGAAGCTCGGGCAAATGGTTCTTGTCGCGCGAAAGGTCAAACAGTGCATTGGCAATCACGCGCAACTTTTGACTCACGCTCGCGGTGATAAGCAGCGCCAACATCAGTATAAGAAAGAGTGCAACACCGCCGACTATCATAATTTGCGTTAGGTACTGCCGCGACTCACGTGAAATGCTCTCGATACGCACACTCGCGCGCTCCACAAAAAGCTGGCTGATACGGTGCGGATAGAGGGTGAAATTCGCAAAGTGCTGCCCTGCCGCATCAAGATAGTGGTGCGACATCGTGTAATCGACCGCGGCAATGTCAGTCGCTTGCAGCACAAAACGGCGGTATTCGTGAAACTCATGCACCAACGCGGCCGCACTCGACTCGTCAATTTCCTGAAGTAAATCAGAGTGAGCGAGGTGCGCCACACGTTCACCAAATTGATTCAGCTCTTCGACAAACTCAGCATGCAGGAAATAGAGTTGCAACTCAGAGAGCGCTCTCTCTTCCGCCTTTTCCAGCGTTGCCACCACACGCATATGCAGCAAACTCATCCCTTCGCTGAACTTGGCCGCATCGCGAATAACTTGTAAATCATTATGCTGCAATGCAGAAGCGGACTGCTGCCGTTCATCTACGGTGCGAATGGACCAATACCCCAACGCCAATGTCAGCAGAATGACAAAAAGAGCTGGCAACAAAAAGAGTAATATCAGGTTGCGGCTAGCGCTCATGACGCCCCCAAGCGGGCAGAGTTTCGCAACCGTTGGGTGAACTCTTGCGCCGGAATCGGACGGCAGAAAAAGTACCCCTGAAATGCGCGGCACCCTTGCGACATCAGAAATTCCACCTGTGCCGCCGTCTCAACCCCTTCGGCAACCACCTCTAAATTCAGGGCATGACTCATAGCAATGATGGTTTTGACAATCGCCGCATCTTCAGGGTTATCGTGAATATCGCGCACAAATGACTGATCAATTTTCATCTGATCGAGCGGCAGCCGCTTCAGATATTGCAGCGACGAATACCCCGTACCAAAGTCATCCATCGAAAACGTAATCCCGCTCCGCTTGATCTCCTGCATTTTGGCAATCGTCTCTTCGACGCGCTCCAACACCGCGCTTTCGGTGAGCTCCAGCTTCAAGCGGTCGGCGCGAGCCCCGGTTTCATGTACTATCCGCCCGATATGTTTCACCAGCGCCGGATCTTTAAACTGCCGTGCACTCATATTGACTGCCAGCGTGAGGTGCGCTGACTCTGGCCGTTGCTGCCACGCTACCAATTGCTGACACGCTGTTTCCAACACCCAATACCCGATCGGAACAATCAAGCCCGTCTCTTCGGCCAGTGGAATAAAATCAGCGGGCGACACCACACCTCGCACGGGATGATGCCAGCGTAGCAATGCTTCGGCACCAAAAGGACGACCTTCGCCATCCACCTGAAGTTGGAACACCAAACGGAATTCCTTCTTTTCCAACGCTTGCTGCAAATCGTGTTCCAGCGACGTGCGATACTCCAGTGTGGCCTGAAGGGCGGGATCGTAAAAACGGATGGTATTGCGACCGGCATTTTTCGCCTGATACATGGCGGCATCGGCACATTTAAACAGCTCTTCCGCATCGTGCGTACCATCCTGAAACAGCGCAACACCAATACTCGGCGTCACGCGGTACCCCTCGCCGTCAATCACATACGGCACACTTAACGACAGTCGCACCTGTTCTGCAAACAACTCTACTCGGTGTACCGCTTGGGCGCGATTCACTCCCAGAGTATCGAGCAGCAAAGCAAACTCGTCACCACCAAAACGTCCCATCGTCAACATTCCTTCAGCAACGGCCAACGTACGTAAACGAGCGGTAACTTCTTGTAAAAGTTTATCGCCAATACTATGCCCACGGGTATCGTTCACCGTTTTGAAATTATCGAGATCCAAATAGAGCAAAGCGCCATAATGGCCGGAACTGGTGCAGAATTGCAGAGCGTGGTTGATGTATTCACTCAATAAATGGCGATTCGGCAACCCCGTCAGCGTATCGTAGTGCGCCAGATAATGCGCTTGCTGCTCCGCTTCACGCCGCCGCACTTCGGCATCGCGAAGTGCCAGCAGAGCCTGCGCCACCTGCCGTACTTCACCCTTCGCTTGTTGCGCCAGAGCGTCGACTTCAGGGAGCGGTGGAAATTTTCCATCGGACAGAGCAAGATCACTCAGCGCGTCGGTAATAACACGCAAATTGCGACCAATGAGTCGACCCGAAAAAAGTGCCGACAAAACCATGAACACTAAACTGAGCCCGCCAGCCCAAGCGACCCAGGAAAAATAGTCGTACAGCATTTCCATGGCTTTTGCATGGCGAATGTCCGCTCTGGCGGACAAGAGTTCTGTAATGCGGTGGGCATAGCTAGAAAAATTGATAAAGTGTTTCTGTGCCGCATCAATGTAATTTTCCGCCGTGGAAGGGTCGATAGCGGCAATATCCGTCGCCATAATCACAAAATACTGATACCGCTGAAATTCCTGCAACAGCGCCACGGTGCTGCCATGATTTACTTCGCGTAACAGTTCTGACGCGGCAAGCGCTTCGGCTTCGAGCAAACGAGCTGACAACATATCAACAATTGTCCCATGACGGTAATACAGCTCAATTTCCGAACTTGCCCCTCGGCGGGCAAGTTCGAGTGTGGCAGTTATGTGCTTATGTAAATCCCCCACACTACGACTGAACTGTGCCGCAGCGTGAATGGTCTGTAAATCGCGCGCTTGCGACGCACTGACGTCAACATAGTGCCCTTTCAAAGTCGAAAACGACCAATACCCGAAGGCAAACGCCAGCATGACGACCAACATCGCCGGAAAAAGAAACGCGAACAAAAGGTTTCTGCTGGTCGCTTTCATATCTTACTGCCAGGGTGGGGGGAGCAGCAGTTCATCCCACTGCTCGGGGCGAACGCTCCCGACATATTCGAAGGAATCCGCACCAAGCGGGCGCACTACCACCAACGTCCCTTCCGGAGGGAAATAGTTCATGATTTCGGCCATATTCGGCCCGTGAGCAACGAGTGCCCGGTTTTTCCCCGCCGTTGTCACCGGCAATGACACCAGTTCGCGCGTACGCTGAATTACCGGTGTTTTTTCGACTCGAGTCATGGCAGCGGTATATTTCAGCAACTCTTCCACAACAATTTCGCGCTCCCCGAAAGCAGCCTGCGCACTTTCAATCGCCCGACAAAACGGACTCACATATATTTCGCCTACCGGAAAACCTGCCTGCGCAATACTTTGACCAATAAACGCCATCTGTTTCCGCCCTTCAGTCGTCAACGGACGCTGCGTAGAACAATCATTCAGATCAACCGGAACCTGATCGGGAATAGCGGAGTCAGTTATGCCATGACGCAAGTAGAGCACATACCCACCCTGTTGCACCGCATGAATCGTCTGCGCATCAAGTGGTGACTCCCGAAAGGTCTCCGCCAAAGAGGGGAGAACCGTACCTACACACAACCCCAAAGCTACCAGACATTGAAGAACACGATGTGACATTTCCCCCTCCTGATCAACATAGTGATAAGAATCACTATAAAATAGCTTGCGGCGCCAATCAACTTATTTTACAGAGTAAAATCATCAACAAGCCAAAAACAGATAACTTTTGCGATTATATGATACAAATAAACGCAATATGAACAGCATAAAACACTCTCCTAACGGCGCTCTACTGTCATGATTGTGACAAAACAATGTCAGCAAAACCAATAAATACCAAACAAATCACTAAAGACTATTTTAACATCTGCTAAACATCTACAGAACATCGGATTACCAATAACTACTGGTAGAATCTCTTCAAAAGCTATTGCGCAACAATTCACTTTTATGATACCCAATAATAGCTTTCCATACTAGAACCATGTTCTCTTCATGGTACTGTCGTAGCTCCCTTCGCGAAGGGGTACCCTAAAACCCTATTATATACTGCAAAACCCTAAGGACGACGCAATGAAAAATCTTACAATGAGCACGAAACTTGGAAGTGGATTCGGAATACTGATCCTGATCTCATTAGTGGTAGCTATTATCGGTTACTCTTCGATGGCAACGCTCAACAAAGGAGCTGACACTGCCCTTTCCACCAGCAATGTCGCCGTGATGGCGCTGGAAGCTGCTGAAAACATCCAGATTTATCTGCGCAATGAAAACGCAACCCGTGCCGAAACAGCCGAAGAGTTGCTAAGACAAGGCGAGCTCGCCCTTCTCGCACTCCAGCGCGACACCGACCATCAAGCGTTGACTCGCTTCCTGCAAACCGCAATCGACGAAGTGAAAATAACCATCAGCGGATTTAAGGACTACCGTGTGGGAGTCCGTGAACGCAACGCCCTGTTTGATGAGCTTATCCGCCTCGGTGTATTATCGCGCCAAACCTCACAGCAAATCAGCGATGGCATGACAGCGGGCATTGCCGAGCAACTACGCCTTACAAGCGACCCAACCCAAATTAACCAAGCTCTTCACATGCTGCGCACAGAAGCGGGCATTGTGGAAAACATCAACCGGGTGCATTTTTATGTGCGCGAATACATCATCCGTGGTGACATCGCATCCATAGAGGCCGCCAGAAGGCTTGTTACGGATGAAATCATTGCTCGCTTTACCGAAATAGGGCAATGGATGCGCATACAAGGGATTAACAGCGAAATGCAGCGCGCCGTTGAGCAGTCAACCACTATTATGCAGCAGTACCTTGGAGCACTCAATACGTGGGCAGAGCGGGTGCAGACACTTGATCAGGAATATCAGGCCATCCGGCAAAATATTGGCGATATCAATCAGGCGATCAATCAAGCCCTGGCGGTGGGGAATCAGGTCATGGATAGCGAAACCGTCCGAGCCGAGCGGATTATCCTTATTGCCGCTGCCATTGCGATTGCTCTTGGCATATTCCTCGCTATTTCGATCACCCGTATGATCGTCGGCCCACTCCAGCAAAGTGTCAATTTCGCCAATGCGGTGGCCGATGGCGACTTGACGCGAACGCTCCCCATTCAGCAGCGCGACGAAATCGGCCAGCTTGTCCACTCACTGAATACCATGGTTGGTAGTCTGCGCGACACCGTAGGGAATATTCAAGAAACGGCAACTGGTGTGGCTTCTGCCAGTGAAGAACTTAGCAGCGCTTCCGTACAAATGAGTTCCGGCATGGCACTGCAAGCAGAGCGAGTTTCACAAATTGCTTCCGCGTCGCTCGAAATGTCGCAGACCTCGACGGAGATTGCGCAGAACATGAGTCAGATTCAAGGAAACACCTCAAACGCACTCGATTTATCGCGTCAAGGCGGCTCGAAGGTCAAACAGTCCGCCAAAGAGATGGAAAATATCGCCGAACAAGTTGATATTGCCTCTGGCCATGCCCGTTCGCTCGAAGAAAAAGCCGCCCGCGTGCAGCAAGTGATTGAAGTTATTAACGATATCGCGGAACAGACCAATTTGCTTGCGCTGAATGCGGCGATCGAAGCCGCCCGCGCTGGCGACGCGGGACGCGGTTTTGCTGTTGTTGCGGATGAAGTGCGCAAGCTTGCCGAACGGAGCGCCAACTCAACCGAAGAGATCAGCTCCATAGTGGAAAGCATTCAGGGTGGCGTTGATCAGGTCGTCCGCTCTATGTCTCACGTTGACGAAAAGGCACAAATCGGCAATCGCTTGGCGCAAGAAACCGATGCCGCCTTTGCCGAAATCATTGGAGGCATGGAAAATCTACAGGAATTAATTGTACAAAACGCCGCCGCAATTGAAGAAATGTCGGCCACGGCGGATCAAATCACCGAGGACATTCAGGCCATTTCGGCAGCTTCGGAACAAACCGCCGCTTCTTCGGAAGAAGTCTCGCGCGCCTCAAGCGATCTGGCACTGCTTGCCACAAACGTTCAGGAGAGCGTTGCCGTATTCCAGATCGAAGAGCGCAAGATGCTTCCCCGCGCATAAATCTTTCTGTGCCGCGCATCTGTCATCACCGTTTCCGGCAGATGCGCTGCTTGTGTATCACTCTCACACAACGTCTGTAGTTCTCAGTGTAATACAAAACTCTGCGCCACCGTCAGTGTTGCGCGCCTGAATGGTTCCACCCATTTTGGCAACAATCTGCCGGCAGAGCGAAAGACCAATCCCCGTTCCATGCTCCCCTTTGGTTGAGGTGAAAGAATCAAAAAGAGCATCAGGAAGGAGTTCGTCGGGAATGCCGCCACCATTATCACGCACGGTGAAACGAAGCATACCTTCGCTGACACTGGCCGTGATCGTGATCATCCGCTCATCTACCTTGCGTTCCTGAAACACGTCGCGCGAATTATGGATCAGGTTCAAAAACACCTGCTTAAACTCATTTGGGCAACCGTAGACCTGCGGGGATACTTCCGAAGGGAAAAAGGTTAATATAACCTTATCGCGCATCAGTTGCCCACGCATCAATTCCAGCACATCACGAATCTGTTGCTGCGGGCAAAAGTTTCTGGTCTTATCTGACGGCTTATAGAAGTTGCGGAAGTCGTCGACCGTCTGCGCCATATAATCAACCTGCTGCTGAATATGCGTGGTGGAGAACTCCAGCTCCTCTTTTGTCAGCTCACCGGAACGGTAGAGTTCTGCCAGATCAGCCGCCAGTAAATTGATGTTGTTGAGCGGCTGTTTCCACTGGTGCGCTATTGCCCCCACCATACCGCCAATTTCGGCCAGCTTGGCCTGCTGAATCATCGCCTGCTGTTCTCGATGTGCTTTTTCGATGTACTGATTCATATATTTGGCAACCTGTGCCAGTTCGTCTTCGCCACTGAGGGAAATCCGTTTCGATAAATCGGCATCACCAGCCGCTAGCTTGCGTGCTTTATCCGTAATTGCCGCCGTAGACAGGACGATCATACGCACAATCGCAATCATAGGTACTGCCGTAACGAACAGCATGATGGCAATAATTATGGCCATGCGTTGCACTTCAACCCAGAGCATCGCGTTAATGTCGTCGATATAAACGCCCGTGCCAATTACCCAACCCCACGGCTGAAAACCCATGATGTACGAAGACTTAGGCACCGGATCACCAAAGCCGGGCTTCGGCCAGTAATAATCGACATGCCCTTTTCCGTCGCGCTGCACAACAGCTAGCATTTCCATAAACAACCGTTTACCATGGGGATCAGCGTAATGTGTTAAGTCTGCGCCATCAAGTTCTGGAGTAGTCGGGTGCATGACCATTCGCGGGTGCATATCATTGACCCAAATATATTCGCCATCGCCATATCGCATTGAGTGCAGTGTACGCAAGGCACGTTGCTGTGCAACTTCGGTCGTTATTTCACCAGATTGCACCATCTGCCAATAGCTCTCAACAATGCTATACGCCGCCTGGGTCATCTCTTCCACTGCACGATTTTTAATGCTGTACATGTTGTGGTTTAACGTGAAAAGAGAAATAGCAATCAGCGCGACAGTGCCGCAAATGGCCACACCAAAAAAAGCGAGGAGTCGACCCTTAATAGTTTTTGGGGAAAACGGCAATCGCACGATTTGGCTCCTTGTATGCCACTTTAGAAAATTGGCAATTGAATAAAGATACCGAATATGCAAAGCGCACAAACGTACATCCAGCGAACATGCGTTACATAGCTGCGGAATATAATGCATTGATACTGACGACGCAAAGTAATTGTGAAAAAATATAGCGGTTGCGCTGCAAGTGACTCCGTTCGCCTACTCTTCACCTGACAAGATACTACATGGTAACATTGAGATACCACATCATCTCTGGCTCGCCATCACTCACGATATCCGTTGACCTGATAATACAAGCAAGAGATAAGAACCCATTTCAAGCGCAATAGTTTTGCCACTGTACAACATCACTATTTACATTATAATCTGTTGCAATAAAAGACTATAACCTTTCACTACACTCATTCATCTTCTCTTCACGAACCCGTGTATACATGATAAAAGCAAAAAATAAATTGACTTTAACGTCAACGAATAGCATATAGAGGGGAGTTGTTTTTCGCTATTCAACGAATAGTAAAAAGGATATAAGCAACCATATTCATAATTTTGCTCGAGGTTGGCTCATGAATAACACCCCAGAAAATCACGTTGATACGGATGAATTAACCCCCATTGGAGAACTTGCCAAACAACTGCGACTGACCACGCGAACACTACGCTATTGGGAAGAAGTAGGAATTATTGAGTCTGCCGAACGCGACAATGGCACCATTCGCGGCTATACGCCGTATATGGTGCGGAGAATTCGACTCATAATGAAACTCAAAGAGTTGGGATTAACGATCAAGGAGATGCAGGATCTTTATCGCGTCTATGGAAACGCGAAAAGAACTGACAAGCTTATTCCTGAGCTTATTAAAACCATTGATCAACATATTCGACTTGTTGACGCAAAAATGGCACGAATTGCCTCGCTGAGAGTCGACCTTGTCGAATATCGCGACCGTTTATTTGAAAAATTCGCTCGGGTGAGCGAACAGCACACCGACTGACCTCTTTTGAACGCTGATGCGCAACACTCCTCAAGAGGCCGCCGTATCTTCCTCCATAGCTTCCAATATCACTTTCAGTTGACCGATAAGTTCAGGGCTAAGTTGTTTACCGATGTAGGAATTTATCTCTTGCTGTTGCAATGGTGCAAGCTTGCGAAGGTGTCGGCTCCCTTCGCGAGTAAGCCGAACAACTATTTCTCGCTTGCTTATCGGGGATGGCGACCGATCTACCCACCCTTTTTGGGATAATTTTTCCACCAAACGGCTGGCATTGCCTGGTGTCACGTCTATCATACGCGATATTTCTTTCAGATTAAGCCCTTGCGGATGATCGCTTATTGTGTGGAGAATTCTCATTTGCGCCGGACCAACATCAAACGTTTTTAGCAGCTTTTCGTCAATGGCGCGCAAATCGCGCAACACCAGTCCCATACTCCAATACAGATCAAGCGGGGTGGAAATTTTCACAGTGCACCTCACATCGTTTTCGAATCAATGAAAAACGTGGACATGACATCCTTCGCAATGAGTCATCATGTCCACCGGAATACAAGTAAAAAACACCCGAAGAAAGAACAGCTTCTGGCGGTTGTTAGCGCTTTGTTTTTGGAATAAATATTTCGTCAGGATCAAGGACGTCATGAATCAAATGAAGCTCTTCACGCGTTGGTGGTGCCGTCAGCCCATTGACCCGAGAAATATCAAGTGGGAAATTACACAACTCCTGAATTTCCTCTGGTGTCATTCCTGGATGGCACGTATCAAGGTATATTTTCCCCGTTTCCTCATCAAAACGAAACACACCAGCGGTACTGATAATCGCAGAAGGGCCACCACGGTAGGCAGTACCATATAATTCCCGGCGGTGAACGAATTCACCTCCAGGCCATTTCTTCACTCGCCAGCCCGGGCTTGTGATGTAGCTTACATTCTTCGTGAACCTCCGCTTTTCGTGCACCATAATAAATACGGTGCGCTTGGCGAACGAATTGATATCGGGATTTCCGCCGCTGCCAGTGAGTCGCAATTCAGGTGCTAAGTAATCGCCAATAACCGTGGTATTGACGTTACCGTACTCATCCACTTCGGCTCCCCCCAAAAAACCAAGATCAACGTATCCACGCTGCGCAATACTAAAGGCATCGTAGAGCCCTGACGAGCGCGAAGCGCCCATTTCACAGCGGGCATCACCAACCGATGTGGGAATTTCCGGTGGACGTCCATCGAGTGTTCCTGCTTCAAAAATGAGTTTCAGATTTGGGGCGTGCGTTTTTTGCGCCAACATAATGGCAACCATCGGCAATCCGGTGCCAGCAAATACTATTTCATTATCTTGCACCTCGCGCGAGGCCGCGCAACAAAGTAGATCGGCCAATCCGTACTCTTCTGGCTTTGCGTAATCGTGAGTATTCATATCACGCCCCCTTCTTAGGCCGAACACTGTAGTTCAGCGCGGTATTCGCTTTTAA
This genomic interval from Chrysiogenes arsenatis DSM 11915 contains the following:
- a CDS encoding sigma-54-dependent transcriptional regulator, with protein sequence MEQDIAILVVDDEEDSLFSTKAALYSAGFRNLQLVSDPRLAVAAAQKHRSQVAIIDLIMPHMSGQELLGELSLAMPDTVMVMMTAVNDVDTALGCMKSGAFDYLVKPVDKKRLLATVEKAIEVSGLRGQLRSLQHMVLDNSQVQHNKAFSRIVSQSSRMHALFRYIEAISCSPQPVLINGETGTGKELFAEAVHCASGRTGQFVAVNIAGLDDTMFSDTLFGHVKGAFTGAERSREGLIAQAENGTLFLDEIGELSEASQVKLLRLLQDRRYYPVGSDSLRSTNARVVLATNRDLIEATTEGVFRKDLLYRIRTHSVIIPPLRDRPEDIPLLLNHFVERTAESYQRPAPTIAPELVSFLRSYAFPGNVRELETLVFDAVARCGERLELVHMAANIREHSELHSSLEGEPVGGAGNGCVLSGVFGYFPTLKEVEDFAVSAALTLTDGVQSKAASLLGISKQALSQKLKKGNGSVNAD
- a CDS encoding PAS domain-containing sensor histidine kinase, which translates into the protein MSASRNLILLFLLPALFVILLTLALGYWSIRTVDERQQSASALQHNDLQVIRDAAKFSEGMSLLHMRVVATLEKAEERALSELQLYFLHAEFVEELNQFGERVAHLAHSDLLQEIDESSAAALVHEFHEYRRFVLQATDIAAVDYTMSHHYLDAAGQHFANFTLYPHRISQLFVERASVRIESISRESRQYLTQIMIVGGVALFLILMLALLITASVSQKLRVIANALFDLSRDKNHLPELPAIEALQKHSDGDFGRMARALLAFRDTKSRLLEAQQLASIGNWEWLIQDGSLYWSDEVYRIFGLIPREFEETYEAFLGYVHPEDRHFVEESVRLALEEKRPYSIDHRIILADGTLKYVHERGEVKFDDSGTPLRMMGTIQDVTRVKMIENALRANQVRYQKLSEQFRALLDAIPDAIVEVDREYVIRWANDGAAEFYRQPASMLPGKRCYEILQGRTEPCETCPIEAYVAGRRKSTGIITLGATTWEVNAAPGSFDTKKEIATFITISRNITQRVQMQQDAMRTAHLSLLGQLSAGVAHEINNPNSFIMLNTSVLDDIWRDMIRSLPQHVETLEDFSAGGFTYPELRHEVPEMLARIHRATERIKGIVEHLKAFSTQDKMSLNEPVQLNDVVHGATSMLASETKKRAVALRFELGENLPTVRGSAARLEQIIINFIMNALEAVPEKRGEITVATYRLKGDDMLAVEVRDNGCGIDTETLARLFEPFYTTKRGRGGTGLGLSISRATAEEHGGSIVVESTVGAGATFRLLLPVGK
- a CDS encoding putative bifunctional diguanylate cyclase/phosphodiesterase, encoding MKATSRNLLFAFLFPAMLVVMLAFAFGYWSFSTLKGHYVDVSASQARDLQTIHAAAQFSRSVGDLHKHITATLELARRGASSEIELYYRHGTIVDMLSARLLEAEALAASELLREVNHGSTVALLQEFQRYQYFVIMATDIAAIDPSTAENYIDAAQKHFINFSSYAHRITELLSARADIRHAKAMEMLYDYFSWVAWAGGLSLVFMVLSALFSGRLIGRNLRVITDALSDLALSDGKFPPLPEVDALAQQAKGEVRQVAQALLALRDAEVRRREAEQQAHYLAHYDTLTGLPNRHLLSEYINHALQFCTSSGHYGALLYLDLDNFKTVNDTRGHSIGDKLLQEVTARLRTLAVAEGMLTMGRFGGDEFALLLDTLGVNRAQAVHRVELFAEQVRLSLSVPYVIDGEGYRVTPSIGVALFQDGTHDAEELFKCADAAMYQAKNAGRNTIRFYDPALQATLEYRTSLEHDLQQALEKKEFRLVFQLQVDGEGRPFGAEALLRWHHPVRGVVSPADFIPLAEETGLIVPIGYWVLETACQQLVAWQQRPESAHLTLAVNMSARQFKDPALVKHIGRIVHETGARADRLKLELTESAVLERVEETIAKMQEIKRSGITFSMDDFGTGYSSLQYLKRLPLDQMKIDQSFVRDIHDNPEDAAIVKTIIAMSHALNLEVVAEGVETAAQVEFLMSQGCRAFQGYFFCRPIPAQEFTQRLRNSARLGAS
- a CDS encoding histidine phosphatase family protein; this encodes MSHRVLQCLVALGLCVGTVLPSLAETFRESPLDAQTIHAVQQGGYVLYLRHGITDSAIPDQVPVDLNDCSTQRPLTTEGRKQMAFIGQSIAQAGFPVGEIYVSPFCRAIESAQAAFGEREIVVEELLKYTAAMTRVEKTPVIQRTRELVSLPVTTAGKNRALVAHGPNMAEIMNYFPPEGTLVVVRPLGADSFEYVGSVRPEQWDELLLPPPWQ
- a CDS encoding HAMP domain-containing methyl-accepting chemotaxis protein, translating into MKNLTMSTKLGSGFGILILISLVVAIIGYSSMATLNKGADTALSTSNVAVMALEAAENIQIYLRNENATRAETAEELLRQGELALLALQRDTDHQALTRFLQTAIDEVKITISGFKDYRVGVRERNALFDELIRLGVLSRQTSQQISDGMTAGIAEQLRLTSDPTQINQALHMLRTEAGIVENINRVHFYVREYIIRGDIASIEAARRLVTDEIIARFTEIGQWMRIQGINSEMQRAVEQSTTIMQQYLGALNTWAERVQTLDQEYQAIRQNIGDINQAINQALAVGNQVMDSETVRAERIILIAAAIAIALGIFLAISITRMIVGPLQQSVNFANAVADGDLTRTLPIQQRDEIGQLVHSLNTMVGSLRDTVGNIQETATGVASASEELSSASVQMSSGMALQAERVSQIASASLEMSQTSTEIAQNMSQIQGNTSNALDLSRQGGSKVKQSAKEMENIAEQVDIASGHARSLEEKAARVQQVIEVINDIAEQTNLLALNAAIEAARAGDAGRGFAVVADEVRKLAERSANSTEEISSIVESIQGGVDQVVRSMSHVDEKAQIGNRLAQETDAAFAEIIGGMENLQELIVQNAAAIEEMSATADQITEDIQAISAASEQTAASSEEVSRASSDLALLATNVQESVAVFQIEERKMLPRA